In Gemmatimonadaceae bacterium, the following proteins share a genomic window:
- a CDS encoding ABC transporter permease — translation MFTKDLGFAVRSLRKHPAFTLTAIVTIALGVGSTTAIFSVVNAVLLRPLPYVQPDRLALIKSDMKVRKVLDFPIAPGDWLDLRSKATSFESIAGIASFPGPLVADDAKPEQIVVAGVTPNFFSVLGARIAFGRNFVEADGAAPPPPPKGPDGKPLPFDPARLPPQITIISHGLWQRKFGGDSSVIGKTVQIFGLRSTIVGVSEPDLTMVFNTGIGGTADEPDAYQANRIDYTTASRINVLYRTVGRLKPGANLATANAQLASLTADLQSRFPIKKTSNTVWYAEPMSEGIVKSVRPAILALMGAVMFVLLIACANVANLLLVRASARERELAVRSALGGSRRVLIAQMLAESLVLAGCGAIVGLGLAKLGINLLLSIAPSNLPRIADVSIDPMVLTFTAAIAMVAAFVFGILPALRASRPNLAQTLRASGRSSGLQSGRYVRQAVVVAEVALSFVLLVGSGLMLRSFVALSHIDPGYDPTGIMTFSAPSNGLRTPEARQAFVATMKQHLASIPGVTAVTAATPLPLDGLDFSMRWGLPSAAEDASRFRQATVHIVLPGYFEAMHARVLAGRAFTDGDNTNNATGIIIDDLLASKAFPGMPLTEVIGKQLLCRIFTPEPQMYQVIGVAAHERHLSLADPGREGVFVVDGTPGFNAAGRWALRTTGDPTRLAPEIRRAVAAVDPLVPIGELKPMSDYVDRAMAPTRFSLVLIGVFAIVAATLASIGLYGVLSTAVRQRTAEIGVRMAFGATAQSIFRLMIGQGMVLSGIGIATGLVAAFALTGVMQRANMLVAITPTDPLTYAAIAVLFAAIAALACWVPSRRAASLDPNVALREE, via the coding sequence ATGTTTACAAAAGACCTCGGCTTCGCCGTTCGATCGCTCCGAAAACATCCCGCGTTCACGCTCACCGCGATCGTCACCATCGCGCTCGGCGTGGGTTCAACCACGGCGATCTTCAGCGTCGTGAACGCGGTGCTGTTGCGGCCGCTTCCATACGTGCAGCCGGATCGGCTAGCCCTGATCAAGTCGGACATGAAGGTGCGGAAGGTCCTCGATTTCCCGATCGCTCCCGGCGACTGGCTCGACCTCCGCTCGAAAGCGACGTCGTTCGAGTCGATCGCTGGCATAGCCTCGTTTCCAGGTCCGTTGGTGGCCGACGATGCCAAGCCGGAGCAGATCGTGGTCGCTGGGGTGACGCCGAATTTCTTTTCGGTCCTCGGCGCGCGGATCGCGTTTGGCCGCAACTTCGTGGAAGCGGACGGTGCGGCTCCGCCACCGCCGCCGAAGGGACCGGATGGGAAACCGTTGCCCTTCGATCCCGCCAGACTCCCGCCGCAGATCACGATCATCAGCCACGGACTCTGGCAACGAAAGTTCGGCGGCGATTCGTCGGTGATTGGCAAGACCGTCCAGATCTTCGGCCTGCGGTCGACGATCGTCGGGGTGTCGGAGCCCGACCTCACGATGGTGTTCAACACCGGCATCGGCGGAACGGCCGACGAACCGGACGCTTATCAAGCCAATCGCATCGACTACACCACGGCGTCCCGCATCAACGTCTTGTACCGCACGGTCGGACGACTCAAGCCGGGCGCCAACCTCGCGACCGCGAACGCGCAGCTCGCGAGTCTGACGGCCGATCTTCAGTCGCGCTTTCCGATCAAGAAGACGTCGAACACGGTGTGGTACGCCGAACCGATGTCGGAGGGGATCGTCAAGAGTGTTCGCCCGGCGATCCTTGCCCTCATGGGCGCGGTCATGTTCGTGCTGCTCATCGCGTGCGCGAACGTCGCGAACCTGCTGCTCGTTCGCGCTTCGGCCCGTGAACGCGAGCTCGCCGTGCGCTCCGCGCTCGGCGGGTCGAGACGCGTGCTCATCGCGCAGATGCTGGCCGAGAGCCTCGTCCTCGCCGGCTGCGGCGCGATCGTCGGACTCGGTCTGGCCAAGCTTGGCATCAATCTGCTCTTGAGCATCGCGCCGTCGAACCTGCCGCGCATCGCCGACGTCTCGATCGACCCGATGGTGCTCACCTTTACGGCGGCGATCGCGATGGTCGCCGCATTCGTCTTTGGAATTCTTCCCGCGCTTCGGGCGTCGCGACCGAACCTCGCACAAACGCTTCGCGCGTCCGGACGATCGTCAGGGCTGCAGTCGGGCAGGTACGTGCGACAAGCGGTGGTCGTCGCCGAGGTGGCGCTTTCGTTCGTGCTTCTGGTCGGGTCGGGACTCATGCTGCGCAGCTTCGTGGCCCTGTCGCATATCGATCCCGGTTACGATCCCACCGGTATCATGACCTTCTCGGCGCCGTCGAACGGTCTGCGAACGCCGGAAGCGCGGCAGGCGTTCGTCGCCACCATGAAGCAGCATCTTGCCTCGATTCCGGGCGTTACCGCGGTGACCGCCGCCACTCCGCTTCCGCTCGATGGCCTCGACTTCAGCATGCGTTGGGGTCTGCCCAGTGCCGCGGAAGACGCGTCGCGTTTCCGCCAGGCGACGGTGCACATCGTGCTGCCGGGGTATTTCGAGGCGATGCACGCTCGCGTCCTCGCCGGGCGCGCGTTCACCGATGGCGACAACACGAACAACGCGACGGGCATCATCATCGACGACCTGCTGGCCTCGAAGGCATTCCCCGGAATGCCGCTCACGGAGGTGATCGGCAAGCAGCTGCTTTGCCGCATTTTCACTCCAGAGCCGCAGATGTATCAGGTGATCGGCGTCGCGGCGCACGAACGGCATCTCTCACTGGCTGATCCGGGACGCGAAGGAGTCTTCGTCGTCGACGGTACTCCCGGATTCAACGCCGCGGGTCGATGGGCCTTGAGAACGACCGGAGATCCGACCCGACTCGCGCCCGAAATCCGTCGGGCCGTCGCCGCGGTCGATCCGCTGGTGCCGATCGGCGAGCTCAAACCGATGTCCGACTACGTCGACCGCGCGATGGCGCCGACCCGATTCTCGCTCGTGCTGATCGGCGTGTTCGCGATCGTGGCCGCGACGCTCGCGTCGATCGGTCTCTACGGCGTCTTGTCGACGGCCGTGCGGCAACGCACCGCGGAGATCGGCGTGCGCATGGCGTTCGGCGCTACGGCTCAGAGCATCTTCCGTCTGATGATCGGGCAGGGCATGGTCCTCAGCGGCATCGGCATCGCCACAGGGCTCGTGGCTGCATTCGCGCTGACCGGCGTGATGCAGCGGGCGAACATGCTCGTGGCGATCACACCGACGGATCCGCTCACCTACGCCGCGATCGCCGTCCTCTTCGCCGCGATCGCCGCTCTGGCCTGCTGGGTCCCCTCCCGCCGAGCGGCGTCACTCGATCCGAACGTGGCGCTGCGCGAGGAGTGA
- a CDS encoding thiamine pyrophosphate-dependent enzyme, producing MSARMPAREALAAIHGARGERDIVVTTMTPARDWMTFAQHPLDVVMVPSAMGHATSIGLGLALAQPSRRVIVCNGDGSMLMNLGSLVSIADAKATNLTVAMFENGVYEVTGEEPIPGSGSVDFVAMARAAGFCSTFEFSDLAKWKDAAAGALSAPGPTFVTLHVDTQPGTPAPKSPGPASERGRRLKDALRG from the coding sequence GTGAGCGCCCGCATGCCGGCGCGTGAGGCGTTGGCCGCGATCCACGGTGCACGCGGTGAGCGCGACATCGTCGTCACCACGATGACGCCCGCGCGCGACTGGATGACATTCGCGCAGCATCCGCTCGACGTCGTCATGGTGCCGTCGGCGATGGGCCACGCGACGTCGATCGGCCTCGGGTTGGCGCTCGCCCAGCCGTCGCGCCGGGTGATCGTGTGCAACGGCGACGGTTCGATGCTGATGAACCTCGGTTCGCTGGTCTCGATCGCCGACGCCAAGGCGACGAACCTGACCGTCGCGATGTTCGAGAACGGCGTCTACGAGGTCACCGGCGAAGAACCGATCCCCGGCTCAGGCAGCGTCGACTTCGTCGCCATGGCAAGAGCGGCGGGCTTCTGTTCGACCTTCGAGTTCTCTGATCTCGCGAAGTGGAAAGACGCCGCGGCCGGGGCTCTCTCCGCACCGGGCCCGACGTTCGTTACGCTCCACGTCGACACGCAGCCCGGAACGCCGGCGCCCAAATCGCCTGGCCCCGCATCAGAGCGCGGCCGACGACTGAAGGACGCGCTGCGCGGTTAG
- a CDS encoding thiamine pyrophosphate-binding protein produces MFSGEEIASLLERLGVTHVVTVPDSTIGPWQAELERRGTIRVVRVCREGETWQVAAGLHLGGAVPLVLIQCTGLFESGDAIRNALHDWKLPILSMIGYRSYLNQENLPGDTCLVFTEPTLDAWRIPYRLITRRDQMPDIEAHYRAASVSGAPASVVIAEGRS; encoded by the coding sequence ATGTTCTCGGGCGAAGAGATCGCATCGCTGCTCGAGCGGCTCGGCGTCACGCACGTGGTGACGGTGCCGGACAGCACGATCGGACCGTGGCAGGCGGAGCTCGAGCGGCGAGGCACGATTCGGGTCGTGCGCGTGTGCCGCGAGGGTGAAACGTGGCAGGTCGCCGCCGGGTTGCACCTCGGCGGCGCCGTTCCGCTCGTGCTGATCCAGTGTACCGGATTGTTCGAGTCGGGCGACGCGATCCGGAACGCGCTGCACGACTGGAAGCTTCCGATTCTCAGCATGATCGGATACCGGAGCTATCTGAACCAGGAAAATCTGCCGGGCGATACGTGCCTCGTGTTCACCGAGCCGACGCTCGATGCGTGGCGCATTCCGTATCGTCTGATCACGCGGCGCGACCAGATGCCGGACATCGAGGCGCACTATCGTGCCGCGTCGGTCTCCGGTGCGCCCGCGTCCGTCGTCATCGCGGAGGGACGGTCGTGA
- a CDS encoding DPP IV N-terminal domain-containing protein, with translation MIERFTARFFARIGLAVVVSASAAHSAAAQDRLKSMPGYDQYQRMAPQIAQVAASLGGRAFGQNAATVSWTPDGKYVLYQVGGETRTYDVTAHKTVDRATPSAQTAAAGRGRGRGAGGQPERGRQFAEAVAPMGNHRAIYKDRNVWIGDSTGASAVAITTDGSDKTRIKYGTASWVYGEELSQRTAMWWSPDGKKLAFYRFDESKVPDFYLTPNLMKIQDTLDVEAYPKPGVANPVVDLLVYDVDTKTTTKINVRDGKDFANDALGYYVFRVEWSPKGDELTFLRTNRRQNVLELVACAPSAPTCRVVVHEEWPTGWIDDDPAPTMQWLQDGNRFIWESDRSGFKNYYLYDFKAGKLLNPITKLGAEVSSIVRVDEPSNALYYIARDGDNYMKFQFHRVKLDGTGDVRLTDPKFNHAVQLSPDAKHFVDVAETHDQPAVTRLVDMKGTVEGEIARTDISKFEQLGLKKLEMYTYNTSDGQATLHGLISYPSNFDPGKKYPVLVSVYGGPGVGNSTNERFGVPSALTELGFIVLQVEARTNPGMGHKYLDAVYLKLGQVEIDDMADGVKALFTRPYIDANRVGIFGTSYGGYTSVMELLRHPEVFAAASASSPPTDWRNYDTIYTERYMWIPQENPDGYNKGSAMTYVNNLRGRLMLYFGTADNNVHPSNMMQLVAALQRAGKSFDLQLGPDQGHSGINQQRMLEFFIENLVIAPPGPKTH, from the coding sequence ATGATCGAAAGGTTCACGGCCCGGTTCTTCGCAAGGATCGGGCTCGCCGTGGTCGTCTCGGCGTCGGCGGCTCATTCCGCCGCCGCGCAAGACCGGCTTAAGTCGATGCCGGGATACGACCAATATCAGCGCATGGCGCCGCAGATCGCGCAGGTTGCCGCGTCGCTGGGCGGCCGCGCGTTCGGACAGAACGCGGCGACTGTCTCCTGGACTCCGGACGGCAAGTACGTGCTGTATCAAGTCGGCGGCGAGACGCGCACCTACGACGTCACCGCCCACAAGACCGTCGATCGTGCGACGCCGTCGGCCCAGACCGCGGCCGCGGGTCGTGGACGCGGCCGCGGCGCCGGCGGGCAGCCTGAGCGCGGACGTCAATTCGCCGAGGCGGTCGCGCCGATGGGCAACCACCGCGCGATCTACAAAGACCGCAACGTGTGGATCGGCGACTCGACCGGCGCCAGCGCGGTCGCCATCACGACGGACGGCAGCGACAAGACTCGCATCAAATATGGAACGGCGAGCTGGGTCTACGGCGAAGAGCTGAGCCAGCGCACGGCGATGTGGTGGTCGCCCGACGGCAAGAAGCTGGCGTTCTACCGGTTCGACGAGAGCAAGGTCCCGGATTTCTATCTGACGCCGAACCTCATGAAGATCCAGGACACGCTCGACGTCGAAGCATACCCGAAGCCCGGTGTCGCGAACCCGGTCGTGGATCTTCTGGTCTACGACGTCGACACGAAGACGACGACCAAGATCAACGTCCGCGACGGGAAGGATTTCGCGAACGACGCGCTCGGCTACTACGTGTTTCGCGTCGAGTGGTCGCCGAAGGGCGACGAGCTGACGTTCCTCCGCACGAACCGCCGGCAGAACGTGCTCGAGCTGGTCGCGTGCGCGCCCTCGGCGCCGACCTGCCGCGTCGTGGTCCACGAGGAGTGGCCGACGGGTTGGATCGACGACGACCCCGCGCCAACGATGCAGTGGCTCCAGGACGGCAACCGGTTCATCTGGGAGTCGGACCGGTCGGGATTCAAGAACTATTATTTGTATGACTTCAAGGCCGGCAAGCTTCTCAACCCGATCACGAAGCTTGGCGCCGAAGTGTCGAGCATCGTGCGGGTCGACGAACCGTCGAACGCGCTCTACTACATTGCGCGCGACGGCGACAACTATATGAAGTTCCAGTTCCACCGCGTGAAGCTCGACGGCACCGGCGACGTCCGGCTCACCGATCCCAAGTTCAACCACGCCGTTCAGCTCTCGCCCGACGCGAAGCACTTCGTGGACGTGGCGGAGACGCACGACCAGCCGGCGGTGACGCGCCTGGTCGACATGAAGGGAACGGTCGAAGGCGAGATCGCGCGGACCGACATCTCGAAGTTCGAGCAGCTCGGTCTCAAGAAGCTCGAGATGTACACGTACAACACATCGGACGGACAGGCGACGCTGCACGGTTTGATCAGCTACCCGTCGAACTTCGATCCGGGCAAGAAATATCCGGTGTTGGTGAGCGTCTACGGCGGCCCGGGCGTGGGCAACAGCACCAACGAACGGTTCGGCGTGCCGAGCGCGCTCACCGAGCTCGGGTTCATCGTGCTCCAGGTAGAAGCGCGCACGAATCCCGGTATGGGCCACAAGTATCTCGACGCGGTCTACCTCAAGCTCGGGCAAGTCGAGATCGACGACATGGCCGACGGCGTGAAGGCGCTGTTCACGCGCCCGTACATCGACGCGAACCGCGTCGGCATTTTCGGCACGTCATACGGCGGCTATACGTCGGTGATGGAGCTGCTTCGACATCCCGAAGTCTTCGCGGCGGCGTCGGCGTCTTCGCCACCGACGGATTGGCGGAACTACGACACGATCTACACCGAGCGCTACATGTGGATTCCGCAGGAGAATCCCGACGGGTACAACAAAGGCTCGGCGATGACGTACGTGAACAACCTTCGCGGACGCCTGATGCTCTACTTCGGCACCGCCGACAACAACGTGCATCCGTCGAACATGATGCAGCTCGTCGCGGCGCTGCAGCGAGCCGGCAAGAGCTTCGATCTACAGCTCGGGCCGGACCAGGGGCACTCGGGCATCAACCAGCAGCGCATGCTCGAGTTCTTCATCGAGAACCTGGTGATCGCGCCGCCCGGCCCGAAGACGCACTAA
- a CDS encoding SDR family NAD(P)-dependent oxidoreductase, with translation MAKKTIVITGASAGIGAGVARRLAADGHTLVLTARRQTELERLAAELNENGSRALAVVADATSRTDLQAVATTAIDTLGGFDVWINNAGQGMTRTVLELTDIDVDEMMSVNLKSALHGMQIAAGYYMSNGPDATGQIINVSSFLARVPLATHRSAYNAAKAALNALTANLRMDLRRTHPNVHVTLVMPGMVATEFGRNAVYSPEGTPVYSGPQVQSVEDVADVFARVIENPVAEVYTNPRSHDMVQDYFADVEAFEARGIVWGSAPASR, from the coding sequence ATGGCGAAAAAGACGATCGTGATCACCGGCGCGAGCGCCGGAATCGGTGCCGGCGTCGCGCGGCGACTGGCCGCCGATGGTCATACCCTCGTATTGACCGCACGGCGCCAAACTGAGCTCGAGCGTCTCGCGGCCGAGTTGAACGAAAACGGTTCGCGCGCCCTGGCCGTGGTCGCCGACGCCACGAGCCGCACCGACCTGCAAGCCGTTGCCACCACCGCGATCGACACGCTTGGCGGATTCGACGTGTGGATCAACAACGCCGGCCAGGGGATGACGCGGACGGTGCTCGAGTTGACCGACATCGACGTCGATGAAATGATGTCGGTCAATCTCAAGTCGGCGCTCCACGGGATGCAGATTGCCGCCGGCTACTACATGTCGAACGGACCGGACGCCACCGGTCAGATCATCAACGTGTCGTCGTTCCTCGCGCGCGTTCCGCTGGCCACGCATCGCTCCGCGTACAACGCCGCCAAGGCCGCGCTCAACGCGCTCACCGCGAACCTGCGAATGGATCTTCGCCGGACGCACCCGAACGTTCACGTCACGCTCGTCATGCCTGGAATGGTTGCGACAGAATTCGGACGGAACGCGGTCTACTCTCCGGAGGGCACACCCGTTTACTCGGGCCCGCAGGTGCAGTCGGTGGAGGACGTCGCCGATGTCTTCGCGCGGGTGATCGAGAATCCGGTTGCCGAGGTGTACACGAATCCACGCTCGCACGACATGGTGCAGGACTATTTTGCCGACGTCGAGGCGTTCGAGGCTCGAGGCATCGTCTGGGGGTCCGCTCCTGCGAGCCGCTGA
- a CDS encoding transporter — MPTSRRSRLEASSGGPLLRAADAPGSGPGERISRFSWRTALRAAIVLIAAPLGAQEASDPHAVQPERPTVATHAGTVAPGWLEIEMGVERDRFDPSLSTAFTPTVFKFGVASHAQLGVFGSLVHDPVTTGLGDVGVGVKWRLLDDAPLLGDFAILPAVKFPTGDSNKGTGTGTTDGSFLLISSHSLGPVSMDINVGYTRRSGDGSNAPRNASLWTLSFGGPAAGNFGWTAECYGYPGTGGPAAQAPIVAVLAGPTFLLRKWLAMDAGVIVPVTGPQPHALYAGAVYNVGRM, encoded by the coding sequence TTGCCGACGTCGAGGCGTTCGAGGCTCGAGGCATCGTCTGGGGGTCCGCTCCTGCGAGCCGCTGACGCCCCAGGCTCCGGACCAGGCGAAAGGATCTCGCGTTTCTCGTGGAGGACGGCGCTGCGTGCCGCGATCGTCCTGATCGCCGCGCCTCTCGGTGCTCAGGAAGCATCCGATCCCCACGCAGTCCAGCCCGAACGCCCGACTGTTGCGACGCACGCCGGCACGGTCGCGCCCGGCTGGCTCGAGATCGAGATGGGAGTCGAGCGCGACCGCTTCGATCCAAGTCTCTCGACCGCGTTCACGCCGACGGTCTTCAAGTTCGGTGTCGCCAGCCACGCCCAGCTCGGCGTCTTCGGATCCCTGGTCCACGACCCGGTGACGACGGGGCTCGGCGACGTCGGCGTCGGCGTCAAATGGCGGCTGCTCGACGACGCTCCGCTGCTCGGCGATTTCGCGATTCTTCCGGCCGTGAAGTTTCCGACGGGCGATTCGAACAAGGGCACAGGCACCGGCACGACCGACGGCTCGTTTCTGCTGATCTCGAGCCACTCGCTCGGCCCGGTCTCGATGGATATCAACGTCGGGTACACGCGACGGAGCGGAGACGGCTCCAACGCACCGCGCAATGCGTCGCTCTGGACGCTGTCGTTCGGCGGGCCCGCCGCGGGAAATTTCGGGTGGACGGCCGAGTGCTATGGGTATCCCGGCACGGGCGGCCCGGCGGCCCAGGCGCCCATCGTCGCGGTGCTCGCTGGACCGACCTTTCTTCTTCGCAAATGGCTGGCGATGGACGCCGGCGTCATCGTGCCCGTGACCGGGCCGCAACCGCACGCGCTCTACGCGGGTGCCGTCTACAACGTTGGCCGAATGTAG